The proteins below are encoded in one region of Micromonospora yangpuensis:
- a CDS encoding ATP-binding protein, giving the protein MNRPSTPGYPAGHRAAPSGNRARSFDYPQDESVGDDPAGDPALTTGPGQGGVGVFQAPRPTPHRPPRTPVEAASTVGDADIDSPFLDLFGATRPRVNRPAIAAGPGRVVDREHPRTIPHQVTAPVPTRPASRPPLTDQAPPPDVAAPVPPSPSPAGPPPSPSPSPRVPHQVGDRLPTLRQTTGAELDRTETETDVSRAVFPPESTRQSTGARPAPAGDRAGGQPDPHPLTAIRDLPRPPEPEPPVQARPERVAPIEAASPATRDTPAQRRTDRPVKPRRLKPPKIKFGDRDPSVELAITEIAGHLTFTPNTVTAWYWLPEVRWAFRPDAEREALLSAISEQYAGLAGFRLHLRRTTRPFPADEWARTIDTHTAAPLPDVPGTAGWADHLVAAQRHLLSVNHAEGQTYLGVTFARRSLGDSLSERVLRTFGRGVAEGERRRLGRTVEQFDEVLGAFGMRGRRVTSQELEWLLYRSVALCMAPPGVLSPVADGRWERGDLLALTEQVERYRTPYGSTVKLVNRMTGEERHVAVLAVGRMEPLEIPERHEPWLHFHERLPWPMEISTRVDILGSTDSFRNLEHRLRMIRSQQLDYAEHGIDAPPELERLAKRALVIGDEMTTGLPVDSARAHGWHRIAVGGRNREECLERARRLIQLYARELRVSLQHPKNQDWLAREFIPGEPIANTGYVRRMPVPLLAAALPQAASTVGDRRGDLIGRTAGTCRRPVFLDLHFPMEVRERSGLAVFVAEPGGGKSTLLGALGYLAARRGVQVTLLDPSGPLARLCAMPELRPYARVLNLTGSEHGTLAPYSLIPTPLRSEFSAGPAGDREFEIAVSNARAERRMLVQDICMMLVPPQVAREASTATLFRHAVRQVPAEETSTLDDVVACLGQLDDDAGRELANLLLDTAEMPLAMLFFGRPPEGLLGADAALTVITMAGLRLPDLKIEREYWSAEEALALPMLHTAHRLAVRRCYGGSMSSRKLVGLDEAHFMEGWRSGRSFLVRLARDSRKWNLAALVASQNPRDILGLDVQNLVSTVFVGRIAEDAEIATEALRLLRVPVNDGYEATLASLSTADATSAARLGFREFVMRDVDGRVQKVRVDVSYVDGLLQHLDTTPAAIASATGNLPTTLSDLEA; this is encoded by the coding sequence CCCCGCACCCCGGTCGAGGCGGCCTCGACGGTCGGCGACGCGGACATCGACTCCCCCTTCCTCGACCTCTTCGGTGCCACCCGTCCCCGGGTCAACCGGCCCGCCATCGCCGCCGGCCCGGGACGGGTCGTCGACCGCGAGCACCCCCGGACCATTCCGCATCAGGTGACCGCGCCGGTTCCGACCCGGCCCGCCTCCCGCCCGCCGCTGACCGACCAGGCTCCACCACCGGACGTTGCGGCACCCGTCCCGCCGTCGCCGAGCCCTGCCGGGCCGCCGCCCAGCCCCAGCCCCAGCCCCCGGGTGCCACACCAGGTCGGAGACCGCCTGCCCACCCTCCGCCAGACCACCGGCGCCGAACTGGACCGGACCGAGACCGAGACCGACGTCAGCCGGGCCGTCTTCCCACCCGAGTCGACCCGGCAGTCCACCGGTGCCCGGCCCGCCCCGGCCGGGGACCGGGCCGGTGGCCAGCCCGACCCGCACCCGCTCACCGCGATTCGCGACCTGCCTCGCCCGCCCGAGCCCGAACCGCCGGTCCAGGCCCGGCCGGAGCGGGTGGCGCCGATCGAGGCAGCGTCGCCGGCCACTCGCGATACGCCCGCCCAGCGGCGGACGGATCGGCCGGTCAAGCCCCGCCGACTCAAACCACCAAAGATCAAGTTCGGGGACCGGGACCCGTCGGTCGAGCTGGCGATCACCGAGATCGCCGGTCACCTCACCTTCACCCCGAACACCGTCACCGCCTGGTACTGGCTGCCCGAGGTCCGGTGGGCATTCCGGCCCGACGCCGAGCGCGAGGCGCTGCTCTCCGCGATCTCCGAGCAGTACGCCGGACTCGCCGGCTTCCGGCTGCACCTACGCCGCACCACCCGGCCGTTCCCCGCCGACGAGTGGGCCCGCACCATCGACACCCACACGGCGGCGCCACTGCCCGACGTGCCGGGCACCGCCGGTTGGGCCGACCACCTGGTGGCCGCCCAGCGGCACCTGCTCTCGGTCAACCACGCCGAGGGCCAGACCTACCTCGGGGTCACCTTCGCCCGCCGGTCACTCGGCGACTCTCTCTCCGAACGGGTGCTGCGCACCTTCGGCCGGGGCGTCGCCGAAGGTGAACGACGTCGACTTGGCCGTACCGTCGAGCAGTTCGACGAGGTGCTGGGTGCGTTCGGCATGCGCGGCCGGCGGGTCACCTCCCAGGAGTTGGAGTGGCTGCTCTACCGCTCGGTGGCGCTCTGCATGGCGCCGCCCGGCGTCCTCTCCCCCGTCGCCGACGGCCGGTGGGAGCGGGGCGACCTGCTCGCCCTCACCGAACAGGTCGAGCGCTACCGCACCCCGTACGGCTCGACAGTCAAGCTGGTCAACCGGATGACCGGCGAGGAACGGCACGTGGCCGTGCTCGCCGTGGGCCGGATGGAACCGCTGGAGATCCCCGAACGGCACGAGCCATGGCTGCACTTCCACGAGCGGCTGCCCTGGCCGATGGAGATCTCCACCCGGGTCGACATCCTCGGCTCCACCGACTCGTTCCGTAACCTGGAGCACCGGCTGCGCATGATCCGGTCCCAGCAGCTCGACTACGCCGAGCACGGCATCGACGCGCCGCCGGAGCTGGAACGGCTGGCCAAGCGGGCCCTCGTCATCGGCGACGAGATGACCACCGGCCTACCGGTCGACTCCGCGCGCGCGCACGGTTGGCACCGGATCGCCGTCGGGGGCCGCAACCGGGAGGAATGCCTGGAACGGGCCCGCCGGTTGATCCAGCTCTACGCCCGGGAGCTCCGGGTCTCCCTGCAGCACCCGAAGAACCAGGACTGGCTGGCCCGCGAGTTCATCCCCGGCGAGCCCATCGCCAACACCGGGTACGTCCGGCGGATGCCGGTCCCGTTGCTGGCCGCCGCGCTGCCCCAGGCCGCGTCCACCGTCGGCGACCGACGCGGCGACCTGATCGGCCGGACCGCCGGTACCTGCCGCCGTCCGGTCTTCCTCGATCTCCACTTCCCGATGGAGGTCCGGGAACGCTCCGGGCTCGCCGTCTTCGTCGCCGAACCAGGCGGCGGTAAGTCCACCCTGCTCGGTGCGCTCGGCTACCTGGCCGCCCGACGTGGGGTGCAGGTGACCCTCCTCGACCCGTCCGGCCCGCTGGCCCGGCTCTGTGCGATGCCCGAACTGCGGCCGTACGCCCGGGTGCTGAACCTGACCGGCTCCGAGCACGGCACGCTGGCACCGTACTCGCTCATCCCGACCCCGCTTCGCAGTGAGTTCAGCGCCGGCCCCGCGGGTGACCGGGAGTTCGAGATCGCCGTCTCCAACGCCCGGGCCGAACGCCGGATGCTCGTCCAGGACATCTGCATGATGCTGGTACCACCGCAGGTCGCCCGGGAGGCCTCCACCGCGACCCTGTTCCGGCACGCCGTACGACAGGTCCCCGCCGAGGAGACCTCCACCCTGGACGACGTGGTGGCCTGCCTCGGTCAACTCGACGACGACGCCGGCCGGGAACTGGCCAACCTGCTGCTGGACACCGCCGAGATGCCGCTGGCGATGCTCTTCTTCGGTCGACCGCCCGAAGGCCTGCTCGGCGCCGACGCGGCACTTACCGTCATCACCATGGCCGGGCTACGGCTGCCGGACCTCAAGATCGAACGAGAGTACTGGTCGGCCGAGGAGGCGTTGGCCCTGCCGATGCTGCACACCGCGCACCGACTGGCCGTACGGCGCTGTTACGGCGGCTCCATGTCGTCCCGCAAGCTGGTCGGTCTGGACGAGGCCCACTTCATGGAGGGTTGGCGATCCGGGCGTTCGTTCCTGGTCCGGCTGGCCCGGGACTCCCGCAAGTGGAACCTCGCCGCGCTGGTGGCGTCGCAGAACCCCCGCGACATTCTCGGCCTCGATGTCCAGAACCTGGTCTCCACGGTCTTCGTCGGGCGGATCGCCGAGGACGCCGAGATCGCCACCGAAGCGTTACGCCTGCTGCGGGTACCGGTCAACGACGGCTACGAGGCCACCCTCGCCTCGTTGTCGACGGCCGACGCCACCTCGGCCGCCCGGCTCGGGTTCCGGGAGTTCGTCATGCGCGACGTCGACGGTCGGGTGCAGAAGGTTCGGGTGGACGTCTCCTACGTCGA